The Hymenobacter sp. DG01 sequence CCGCGACGTGCAGACGGCCGCCTTCAATCTGGCTGCTCAGTAGTGTAAGCAACACCTGCGCCTTGTGTGGGACGAGCGCGCGGGGGCTTCCGGAAGCTAACCTGCTGATAGGGGAGTAGGCTAGCACTCCGGAAGCCATTTTCAACAACAGCGCGAAGTTTCCTGGCGGGAGGCTTCGCGCTGTTGTTTTCAGCCTTGCCCGCCCCGGTTGGAAGCCGGAGGCGTTGGATCGGAGGGAGGCGCCGCATTTAGTCAATAGCGCACGGAAAGCTGACAACCCCGACGTAGCAGGTTGCCCGGAAGAGCTTCAACTTGCTGCTGCGTATCTTCCCCGAGCTTTCTTGCCCGGCAAGACACGCCGAACTCTCTTTTCTTTCCCACCATGCTGATTGACCGCATTAGCCGGCCGGCTTCCCTCCGGGAGCAGCTCCTGGCTCAGGCACTACCCCCCGCGTTGCCTTCAACCCTCCGCCGCTTCCGCCGTGGCGCGCTGCTGCTCTGCGGCCTGCTGCTGTGGAATGTAGCTGAGGCCGAGGATATTCAGTCGCCGAACAAGCAGTTTACGCTCAGCGTGAACGTGCAGGAGGGCGGCGTGCCTACCTACAGCCTCACCTACAAAGGCCGGCCCGTGCTGAAAACCAGCAAGCTGGGCCTCGACCTCAAAAACACGACCGCCCTGACCAGCGGCTTCACCCAAACCAGCGCCGAGCGCCGCACCTTCGACGAAACCTGGCAGCCGGTGTGGGGCGAAAGCAAGAACATCCGCAACCACTACAACGAGCTGGCCGTGACCCTCACCCAGGCGCAAACCAACCGCGTCATGCGGGTGCGCTTCCGGGTGTTCGATGATGGCCTGGGCTTCCGGTACGAGTTTCCCCAGCAGAAAGGACTCGACTACTTCACCATTAAGGAGGAGCGCACGCAGTTTGCCCTGGCCGGCGACCACAAGGCCTTCTGGCTGCCCGGCGACTACGACACTCAGGAGTACAGCACCGTTACCTCCAAGCTCTCGGAGGTGCGCGGGCTGATGAAGGCGGCTACTACCCCCAACGCCTCCCAAACTCCTTTTTCGGCTACCGGCGTGCAAACGCCCCTGATGCTCAAGAGCCAGGACGGGCTCTACATCAACATTCACGAGGCGGCCCTGATCGACTACTCGGCCATGCACCTGGAGCTGGACGACAAGAACATGGTGCTGGAAAGCCACCTCACGCCCGATGCGGTAGGAGACAAGGGCCTGCTCCAGACCCCGGCCAACTCGCCCTGGCGCACCGTAATCGTGAGCGACAAAGCCGGCGACATTCTGCTCTCTAAGCTGGTGCTGAACCTCAACGAGCCCACCAAGTTCAAGGACGTATCCTGGATTAAGCCCGTGAAGTACGTGGGCGTGTGGTGGGAGATGATTACGGGCAAGAGCACCTGGTCGTACACCAACCTGGAGAACATCAAGCTCGACTCGGTGGACTACCGCAAGGTGAAGCCCAACGGCACCCACGCCGCCAACACGGCCCACGTGAAGGAGTACATCGACTTTGCGGCCAAGCACGGGCTGGATGCCGTGCTGGTGGAAGGCTGGAACACCGGCTGGGAAGACTGGTTTGGCAAGCACAAGGACTACGTGTTCGACTTCGTGACGCCCTACCCCGATTTCGACGTGGCGGAGTTGCAGCGCTACGCGGCCAGCAAAAACGTGCGCATGATGATGCACCACGAAACCTCGGGCTCAGTGCGCAATTACGAGCGGCACCTCGACTCGGCCTTTCAGTTCATGAACAAGTACGGCTACAACGCCGTGAAAACCGGCTACGTGGGCGACATCGTGCCCCTGGGCCACAAGCACTACGACCAGTGGATGATTAACCACTACAACTACGTGCTGGAAAAGGCGGCCAAGTATAAAATCATGGTGAACGGCCACGAAGCCGTGCGCCCCACCGGCCTCTCGCGCACCTACCCCAACCTGATTGGCAATGAGGCCGCCCGCGGCACCGAGTATGAGTCGTTTGGGGGCAACAACGCCGACCACACCACCATTCTGCCCTTTACCCGCCTCATTGGCGGCCCCATGGACTACACGCCGGGCATCTTCCAGACCCGCATCAGCACCTTCAACCCGCAGAACAACTCCTTCGTGCACAGCACCCTGGCCCGGCAGCTGGCCCTGTACGTGACGATGTACTCGCCCCTGCAGATGGCGGCCGACATGATTGAGCACTACAACCAGCACCTCGACGCCTTCCAGTTCATCAAAGACGTAGCCGTTGACTGGGACGATACGAAAGTGCTGGAGGCCGAGCCCGGCGACTACATCACCTACGCCCGTAAAGCCAAGGGCAGCCCCAACTGGTTTATCGGGAGCACCTGCGACGAGCGGGGCCGCACCTCCAAAATCGACCTGAGCTTCCTGGAGCCCGGCAAGAAGTATGTGGCCACCATCTACGCAGACAAGAAGGACGCCCACTACGAGAACAACCCGCAGGCCTACCAGATCCGCAAGCAGAACGTGACCAGCAAAACCAAGCTGAGCCAGTACTGCGCCCCCGGCGGCGGCTACGCCATCAGCGTAATGGAGGCCAAGTAGTCGTCCGCCCCGGTCCGACAAACAAAGGGCCCGCTTTACTGCAATAAAGCAGGGCCTTTGTTGATGGTTGTCATTCTGACTAATAAGAGAAAACTAAGTTAATCCATCAGCAGGACTATTTTTAAGGCGACCAACTGATGCCTCGGCCATTGACATTATCTATTTTTAGGCATTTTATGTATTATCGGTTGACCGATAGGAAACTGAAAATCCAACCGAATTGAA is a genomic window containing:
- a CDS encoding glycoside hydrolase family 97 protein, encoding MLIDRISRPASLREQLLAQALPPALPSTLRRFRRGALLLCGLLLWNVAEAEDIQSPNKQFTLSVNVQEGGVPTYSLTYKGRPVLKTSKLGLDLKNTTALTSGFTQTSAERRTFDETWQPVWGESKNIRNHYNELAVTLTQAQTNRVMRVRFRVFDDGLGFRYEFPQQKGLDYFTIKEERTQFALAGDHKAFWLPGDYDTQEYSTVTSKLSEVRGLMKAATTPNASQTPFSATGVQTPLMLKSQDGLYINIHEAALIDYSAMHLELDDKNMVLESHLTPDAVGDKGLLQTPANSPWRTVIVSDKAGDILLSKLVLNLNEPTKFKDVSWIKPVKYVGVWWEMITGKSTWSYTNLENIKLDSVDYRKVKPNGTHAANTAHVKEYIDFAAKHGLDAVLVEGWNTGWEDWFGKHKDYVFDFVTPYPDFDVAELQRYAASKNVRMMMHHETSGSVRNYERHLDSAFQFMNKYGYNAVKTGYVGDIVPLGHKHYDQWMINHYNYVLEKAAKYKIMVNGHEAVRPTGLSRTYPNLIGNEAARGTEYESFGGNNADHTTILPFTRLIGGPMDYTPGIFQTRISTFNPQNNSFVHSTLARQLALYVTMYSPLQMAADMIEHYNQHLDAFQFIKDVAVDWDDTKVLEAEPGDYITYARKAKGSPNWFIGSTCDERGRTSKIDLSFLEPGKKYVATIYADKKDAHYENNPQAYQIRKQNVTSKTKLSQYCAPGGGYAISVMEAK